CTCCTGCGGGCGGGGCGGGCCGTGGCCGGGCACGTCGCCGACGGCTACTGGCGCGACGTGGGAGATCTCGTGGAGTACCGGCTGGCCCATCTGGACCTCCTCCAGGGGCGGGTGCGCGTCACGCTGCCGGGCCGGCGCGTGGAGGGGCTCGACCGCGACGTCTGGCTCGACGAGGGGGCGCGCGTGGACTTCACCGCCCACCTGAGCGGGGCGGTGATCGTCGGTCGGAATGCGCGCGTGGAGCCGAATGCCCGGATCGCGAACTCGGTGATCGGCCCCGAGTGCTCGATCGGAGAGGGGGCCGTGCTCGACGGCTGCGTGCTGTGGGAAGGCGCCGAGGTCGGTCCCCGGGCGGTCCTCAAGGAGTGCGTGGTGGGGCGGCACGCCGTCATCCGGGCCTACGCGACCGTGCAGGAGGGCGCGATCATCAGCGACCAGTGCCGGATCGGAGCCGAGGCGGTCATCCGCGCCAACGTGAAGGTGTGGCCGTCGAAGGAGGTGGAGGACGGGGCGACCCTGGCCGTGAGCCTCGTCTGGGGCGAGCGCTGGACGCGCAACCTCTTCGGCCGCTACGGCATCACCGGTCTGGCCGGCCACGAGATCTCGCCCGAGTTCGCCTCCAAGGTCGGCGCGGCGCTGGGGGCGGCCCTCGGCCGCCACCGGACGGTCATCACCAGCCGCGACCACCACAAGGCGTCGCGGATGATCAACCGCGCGCTCATGGCGGGACTCATGTCCGTGGGGGTAGATGTCCAGGACCTGGGGGTCGCGCCGGTGCCGGTGGTGCGGTATCAGATCCCGGCCCTCGGGCTGGCCGGCGGGACCCACGTGCGGAAGTCGCCCTACGACCCCGAGCTGCTCGACGTCAAGGTCATCGATCATCGCGGGATGGATCTGGGCGCGGACCGCGAGAAATCGGTCGAGCGCATGTTCTTCCGGGAAGACTTCCAGCGGGCGCCGATGGCGGAGATCGGCACCCTGTCCTTCCCGCATCAGGGTACCGACCGGTACCGGGACGGCCTCCTCCGGTTCGTCGATCGCGAGGCCATCCGCCGCGCCCGCTTCCGGGTCGTCCTCGACTACGCCTTCGGGCCGGCCTCGGCGATCTTCCCCTCGGTGCTCGGCGAGCTGGGAGTCGACGTCATCTCGCTCAACGCCTACCTCGACGAGACGCGGATCTCCAAGACGGCCGAGGAGTTCCGGCGCTCGCAAGAGCAGCTCTCCAACATCGTCCGCACCCTCGGCGCCGACCTCGGCCTGCTGCTCGACACCGGGGCCGAGAAGCTCTTCCTGGTCGACGACAAGGGCGACATCGTCTCCGGCGACTTCGCGCTGGCGCTGGTGGCGCTGCTCGTCATGCAGACCTCGGAACGGGGAACCATCGCCGTTCCCGTGACGGCCTCGCGGGTCCTGGAACAGCTCACCGCGGCCCACGGCTTCACGCTCGCCCACACCCGGGCCAGCCCTCGCGCGCTCATGGAGCAGGCCGCCCAGCGCGGCATCGTCTTCGTCGGCGAGGAGCGCGGCGGCTTCATCTTCCCCGGCTTCCAGCCGGCCTTCGACGCCATGCTGGCCACCGTGAAAATCCTGGAGATGATGGCGCGGCTCGAGGTGCGCCTGCACCCGCTCGGCCGCTCCGTGCCGCCGAGCCACCTCGTGCGCGACCACGTCCCGTGCCCCCACGAGCGGAAGGGGGCGATCATGCGCCGCCTGCTGGAGGCGACCCGCGACGAGACGATCGAGCTCGTCGACGGCGTGCGCGTCCGCATGGGGGACGACTGGGTCGCCGCCATCCCGGATCCCGACCGCGCGCTGTTTCACGTCATCGCCGAGGCCGGGACCCGGGCGCGGGCTCAGGAGCTGGCCGATCGGTACAAGAACCTGATCGCGAGCTGGCGCAATGAGCGACGGTAGCCCCGCCGGCAGCGAACCGAACGCGCGACCCCCAGGTGGGGGGGTCCAGGGGGGGAGTGGGTGGGACTCCCCCCCTGGGAGAATGAGCGACGGTAGCCCCGCCGGCGGCGAACCGAACGCGCGACCCCCGCTCACCCCGATCCGCTTCGGCACCTCCGGCTGGCGGGCCCGAATCGCCGGGGACTTCACGTTCGCCAACGTGCGCCGGCTGACGGCCGCCATCGCCGAGCACCTCGTCGAGTCGGGGGAGGCCGGCCGCGGCGTGGTCGTCGGCTACGACACGCGCTTTCTCTCCGAGGACTTCGCCGCCACCGCGGCCGGCACCCTGGCCGCCTACGGCGTCCGCAGCCTCCTGTCCGTGCGGGATGTGCCGACTCCGGTCGTGGCCCATGCCGTTCGGGAGCGGGCGGCGGCCGCCGGGATCACCATCACGGCCAGCCACAACCCCGCTCCCGACAACGGGATCAAGCTCACCGGTCCCACCGGCGCGCCGGCGCTTCCCGAGGTGACGAAGGCGATCGAGGCCCGGGTCGCCCGCCTCAGCCACGGAAAGGCCATCAGCCTCGACGAGGCGCGCACGCGCGGCCTGACCCAGGACGCCGACTTCGCCCCCGCCTACCTGGCCCACTGCCGCAAGATGGTGGACCTCGACGTCCTCGGGCGGGCCCGCCTGCGCCTCGTGGTCGACGTGATGCACGGGCCGGCCCGCGGCTACCTCGACCACCTCCTCCGCGAGGCCGGGGCCGA
This region of Candidatus Methylomirabilota bacterium genomic DNA includes:
- a CDS encoding sugar phosphate nucleotidyltransferase; amino-acid sequence: MKAVLMAGGFGTRLRPLTANVPKPMVPLGNKPIMEHTVELLKAHGFDDLLVLLYFLPEAITQHFGDGSRWGVRMRYVTPAADLGTAGAVRFATEALEEPALVISGDILTDFDLGAAVAFHRGAGAEATMVLTRVENPLAYGIVITDPQGRVTRFLEKPTWGEVFSDTINTGIYLLEPSVLGAIPGGREYDFGKDLFPALLRAGRAVAGHVADGYWRDVGDLVEYRLAHLDLLQGRVRVTLPGRRVEGLDRDVWLDEGARVDFTAHLSGAVIVGRNARVEPNARIANSVIGPECSIGEGAVLDGCVLWEGAEVGPRAVLKECVVGRHAVIRAYATVQEGAIISDQCRIGAEAVIRANVKVWPSKEVEDGATLAVSLVWGERWTRNLFGRYGITGLAGHEISPEFASKVGAALGAALGRHRTVITSRDHHKASRMINRALMAGLMSVGVDVQDLGVAPVPVVRYQIPALGLAGGTHVRKSPYDPELLDVKVIDHRGMDLGADREKSVERMFFREDFQRAPMAEIGTLSFPHQGTDRYRDGLLRFVDREAIRRARFRVVLDYAFGPASAIFPSVLGELGVDVISLNAYLDETRISKTAEEFRRSQEQLSNIVRTLGADLGLLLDTGAEKLFLVDDKGDIVSGDFALALVALLVMQTSERGTIAVPVTASRVLEQLTAAHGFTLAHTRASPRALMEQAAQRGIVFVGEERGGFIFPGFQPAFDAMLATVKILEMMARLEVRLHPLGRSVPPSHLVRDHVPCPHERKGAIMRRLLEATRDETIELVDGVRVRMGDDWVAAIPDPDRALFHVIAEAGTRARAQELADRYKNLIASWRNERR